A region of Cucumis melo cultivar AY chromosome 2, USDA_Cmelo_AY_1.0, whole genome shotgun sequence DNA encodes the following proteins:
- the LOC127148271 gene encoding uncharacterized protein LOC127148271 isoform X3 encodes MQNLENIHVNPHNAEEEIDKTHLEVPFNRNHKLVVKIVAKVKDEHKLFDEMRRRILSFKNHKYLSIWSIFKFLQNYKSLTWSVEMPIDFYINGTAISVCLKFLIIYPCCFGVCTQLASEPIFLTRPSN; translated from the exons ATGcaaaatctagaaaatatcCATGTGAATCCACATAATGCAGAG GAAGAAATCGACAAAACACATCTGGAAGTGCCTTTCAATCGCAATCACAA gtTGGTGGTAAAAATTGTGGCTAAAGTGAAAGATGAACATAAGCTATTTGATGAAATGCGAAGGagaattttaagttttaagaaCCACAAGTATTT GAGCATTTGGAGCATTTTCAAGTTCTTGCAGAACTACAAGTCCCTTAC CTGGTCGGTGGAGATGCCGATTGATTTCTATATAAACGGCACAGCTATATCAGTATGTCTTAAATTCCTCATCATTTACCCTTGTTGTTTCGGTGTCTGCACTCAATTAGCCAGTGAACCTATATTTTTAACGAGACCATCAAATTAG
- the LOC127148271 gene encoding uncharacterized protein LOC127148271 isoform X2, translated as MQNLENIHVNPHNAEVQKQLNENPFLFSSFSVGRSSLFEEIDKTHLEVPFNRNHKLVVKIVAKVKDEHKLFDEMRRRILSFKNHKYFIWSIFKFLQNYKSLTWSVEMPIDFYINGTAISVCLKFLIIYPCCFGVCTQLASEPIFLTRPSN; from the exons ATGcaaaatctagaaaatatcCATGTGAATCCACATAATGCAGAGGTACAAAAACAACTAAATGAGAATCCATTCCTTTTCTCATCCTTTTCAGTTGGGAGAAGCTCTCTTTTT GAAGAAATCGACAAAACACATCTGGAAGTGCCTTTCAATCGCAATCACAA gtTGGTGGTAAAAATTGTGGCTAAAGTGAAAGATGAACATAAGCTATTTGATGAAATGCGAAGGagaattttaagttttaagaaCCACAAGTATTT CATTTGGAGCATTTTCAAGTTCTTGCAGAACTACAAGTCCCTTAC CTGGTCGGTGGAGATGCCGATTGATTTCTATATAAACGGCACAGCTATATCAGTATGTCTTAAATTCCTCATCATTTACCCTTGTTGTTTCGGTGTCTGCACTCAATTAGCCAGTGAACCTATATTTTTAACGAGACCATCAAATTAG
- the LOC127148271 gene encoding uncharacterized protein LOC127148271 isoform X1, with the protein MQNLENIHVNPHNAEVQKQLNENPFLFSSFSVGRSSLFEEIDKTHLEVPFNRNHKLVVKIVAKVKDEHKLFDEMRRRILSFKNHKYLSIWSIFKFLQNYKSLTWSVEMPIDFYINGTAISVCLKFLIIYPCCFGVCTQLASEPIFLTRPSN; encoded by the exons ATGcaaaatctagaaaatatcCATGTGAATCCACATAATGCAGAGGTACAAAAACAACTAAATGAGAATCCATTCCTTTTCTCATCCTTTTCAGTTGGGAGAAGCTCTCTTTTT GAAGAAATCGACAAAACACATCTGGAAGTGCCTTTCAATCGCAATCACAA gtTGGTGGTAAAAATTGTGGCTAAAGTGAAAGATGAACATAAGCTATTTGATGAAATGCGAAGGagaattttaagttttaagaaCCACAAGTATTT GAGCATTTGGAGCATTTTCAAGTTCTTGCAGAACTACAAGTCCCTTAC CTGGTCGGTGGAGATGCCGATTGATTTCTATATAAACGGCACAGCTATATCAGTATGTCTTAAATTCCTCATCATTTACCCTTGTTGTTTCGGTGTCTGCACTCAATTAGCCAGTGAACCTATATTTTTAACGAGACCATCAAATTAG
- the LOC127148271 gene encoding uncharacterized protein LOC127148271 isoform X4 produces the protein MQNLENIHVNPHNAEVQKQLNENPFLFSSFSVGRSSLFEEIDKTHLEVPFNRNHKLVVKIVAKVKDEHKLFDEMRRRILSFKNHKYLVSFLNKEHLEHFQVLAELQVPYLVGGDAD, from the exons ATGcaaaatctagaaaatatcCATGTGAATCCACATAATGCAGAGGTACAAAAACAACTAAATGAGAATCCATTCCTTTTCTCATCCTTTTCAGTTGGGAGAAGCTCTCTTTTT GAAGAAATCGACAAAACACATCTGGAAGTGCCTTTCAATCGCAATCACAA gtTGGTGGTAAAAATTGTGGCTAAAGTGAAAGATGAACATAAGCTATTTGATGAAATGCGAAGGagaattttaagttttaagaaCCACAAGTATTT ggtttcttttttaaacaagGAGCATTTGGAGCATTTTCAAGTTCTTGCAGAACTACAAGTCCCTTAC CTGGTCGGTGGAGATGCCGATTGA